A genomic window from Cryobacterium sp. SO2 includes:
- a CDS encoding flagellar basal body rod C-terminal domain-containing protein yields the protein MSFDALGIAGSGLTLHRKWLDAIADNIANANTTTATSGDAFQARYIVAQEGQGTTGVTVAGTSLGDAEGLLVYEPDNPIADADGYVRRPDIDLAEQMGELIMAQRGYQANAAVVDRAKTSYEAALQIGRS from the coding sequence ATGAGCTTCGACGCACTCGGCATCGCCGGCAGCGGTCTCACCCTGCACCGCAAGTGGCTCGACGCCATCGCCGACAACATCGCCAATGCCAACACCACCACCGCCACATCCGGCGACGCCTTCCAGGCCCGGTACATCGTCGCGCAGGAGGGCCAGGGCACCACCGGCGTCACCGTGGCCGGCACCTCCCTGGGCGACGCGGAAGGGCTGCTGGTCTACGAACCCGACAACCCCATCGCGGATGCCGACGGCTACGTCCGGCGCCCCGACATCGACCTCGCCGAGCAAATGGGCGAGCTCATCATGGCCCAGCGCGGCTACCAGGCCAACGCCGCCGTCGTCGACAGGGCCAAGACCTCCTACGAAGCCGCCCTGCAGATCGGACGCTCCTGA
- the fliE gene encoding flagellar hook-basal body complex protein FliE, producing MTIPAIGQVPSVTATGYLPETTSTTATESTDTGFAGALTGAVDNLQQLQSTSNTYAIQAVTGDLDDIHTATLAASRAQVTLELVAAVRNKGVEAFNDIMRMQA from the coding sequence ATGACCATTCCCGCCATCGGCCAGGTGCCGTCGGTGACCGCCACCGGCTACCTGCCCGAGACCACGTCGACCACGGCCACCGAGTCGACCGACACCGGCTTCGCCGGCGCTCTCACCGGGGCCGTCGACAACCTGCAACAGCTGCAGTCCACCTCGAACACCTACGCGATCCAGGCCGTCACCGGTGACCTTGATGACATTCACACCGCCACCCTCGCGGCCTCGCGCGCCCAGGTCACCCTCGAACTCGTCGCCGCCGTCCGCAACAAGGGCGTCGAGGCGTTCAACGACATCATGAGAATGCAGGCCTGA
- the fliF gene encoding flagellar basal-body MS-ring/collar protein FliF, translated as MPAQLSAVFRRLGGAIRDFTVAQRTVAIIGVAVLALGTAALTMWATQPSYTPLYSGLSGSDANTIVEQLRTDGVSYQLSDGGATILVPEADVYDERLKAAAAGLPSASTGGYSLLDNMGVTASEFQQSVTYKRALEGELASTIEAMKGVQTASVRLAIPEATVFTEETADPTASVFVATQNGVSLNADQVQAIVHLTSASIDGMAPTDVAVIDASGVVLSAVGVGATGSAGQQAGDYEERVRSSVQAMLDKVVGTGNATVVVAADVSTEAAQRVEESFTAPEGTPALNEAVTTESYSGSGGTAAGVLGADTAATGDAATDGTFTSEDTTRNNAINKVTETRTIPAGAINRQTVSVAVNADVADGLNVGNITSLVSSAAGIDVARGDAVTVEVVSFNAAGADAAQAALAEAAAAEAAERNAGILRVGLIVAGTVVAFVLGLIVYARRSRRQSRESIELSELVQAQSSLDPPTVPFALQQPMAPLVIDPMPTRAYALPDGDQRLADIDALALRDPQSTAEMLRGLMDDRHPA; from the coding sequence ATGCCCGCCCAGCTTTCCGCGGTCTTCCGTCGCCTGGGCGGAGCCATCCGCGACTTCACGGTGGCGCAGCGCACCGTCGCGATCATCGGCGTCGCAGTTCTCGCGCTCGGCACCGCCGCACTCACGATGTGGGCCACCCAGCCGTCGTACACCCCGCTGTACTCGGGGCTGAGCGGCTCGGACGCCAACACCATCGTCGAGCAGCTGCGAACCGACGGCGTCTCGTACCAGCTCAGCGACGGCGGAGCCACGATTCTCGTGCCGGAGGCTGACGTCTACGACGAACGGTTGAAGGCCGCCGCCGCCGGACTGCCCTCCGCCAGCACCGGAGGATACTCCCTGCTCGACAACATGGGCGTCACGGCGTCCGAATTCCAGCAGTCGGTCACCTACAAACGAGCCCTGGAGGGCGAACTCGCCTCCACCATCGAGGCCATGAAGGGTGTGCAAACCGCGTCGGTGCGGCTCGCGATCCCCGAAGCCACAGTGTTCACCGAGGAGACCGCCGACCCGACGGCATCCGTGTTCGTGGCCACCCAGAACGGCGTGAGCCTGAACGCCGACCAGGTGCAGGCGATCGTGCACCTCACCAGCGCGTCCATCGACGGCATGGCCCCCACCGACGTAGCCGTGATCGACGCCTCCGGTGTGGTGCTCTCCGCGGTCGGCGTCGGGGCGACGGGCAGCGCCGGCCAGCAGGCCGGCGACTACGAGGAGCGGGTGCGCAGTTCGGTGCAGGCGATGCTCGACAAGGTCGTCGGCACCGGTAACGCCACCGTCGTGGTCGCCGCTGATGTCAGCACCGAAGCCGCTCAGCGGGTGGAGGAATCCTTCACGGCACCGGAGGGCACCCCGGCGCTCAACGAGGCCGTCACAACCGAGTCCTACTCCGGCAGCGGCGGCACTGCCGCCGGTGTGCTCGGAGCCGACACCGCCGCGACCGGCGACGCGGCCACCGACGGCACCTTCACCTCGGAAGACACCACCCGCAACAACGCCATCAACAAGGTCACCGAGACCCGCACCATCCCGGCCGGCGCGATCAACCGGCAGACGGTCTCCGTGGCCGTCAACGCCGACGTCGCCGACGGCCTCAACGTGGGCAACATCACCTCACTGGTGTCGTCGGCAGCGGGCATCGACGTGGCCAGGGGCGACGCGGTGACCGTGGAGGTCGTGAGCTTCAACGCCGCCGGCGCCGACGCCGCGCAGGCCGCCCTCGCCGAGGCGGCCGCCGCCGAGGCGGCCGAGCGGAACGCCGGCATCCTGCGGGTGGGCCTGATCGTGGCCGGCACCGTGGTCGCCTTCGTGCTGGGCCTGATCGTCTACGCCCGCCGGTCGCGGCGCCAGAGCCGGGAGTCCATCGAGCTCAGCGAGCTCGTGCAGGCGCAGTCCTCGCTCGACCCGCCCACAGTGCCGTTCGCCCTGCAACAGCCGATGGCGCCGCTCGTGATCGATCCCATGCCCACGCGTGCATACGCTCTGCCGGACGGCGACCAGCGGCTGGCCGACATCGATGCCCTCGCCCTGCGTGACCCGCAGTCGACCGCCGAGATGCTGCGCGGCCTGATGGACGATCGGCACCCGGCGTGA
- the fliG gene encoding flagellar motor switch protein FliG, with translation MIETKPALTGTQKVAVVLMTMDQQRAAEVMKQFSETEAAEIIAEIVQLRRVDASVMDSAVAEFHELTTSGGRNPRGGHAVAIGLLEKSFGAERAAGVMSRVATSMAGKAFEFLDTVDPLQVLALLDGELPQTIALVLAHLRPEHASAILSGLDGPVRTDVAQCIASTGTAAPEAVRVVTDILKKRIGAVAASRDSAEVVGGVQPLVEIINRADVNTERALLEALDERDPALAEEVRSRMLTFADLIRLENRDVQLVLRGIDSAVLAVAMKGSTELLVDSIRRNLSERNREILNDEVAALGPVRVSQVEEARATIVRSIRDLAAQGAITVQRADEDDFID, from the coding sequence GTGATCGAGACCAAGCCGGCCCTGACCGGCACGCAGAAGGTCGCCGTTGTGCTGATGACCATGGACCAGCAACGGGCGGCCGAGGTGATGAAGCAGTTCTCCGAGACCGAAGCGGCCGAGATCATCGCCGAAATCGTGCAGCTGCGCCGGGTCGACGCCTCCGTGATGGACTCCGCCGTCGCTGAGTTCCACGAACTCACCACATCGGGCGGCCGCAACCCCCGCGGCGGTCACGCGGTGGCGATCGGACTCCTCGAGAAGTCCTTCGGCGCCGAGCGCGCGGCCGGCGTGATGAGCCGAGTGGCCACGTCGATGGCCGGCAAGGCCTTCGAGTTCCTCGACACCGTCGACCCGCTGCAGGTGCTCGCGCTGCTCGACGGCGAGCTTCCCCAGACCATCGCCCTGGTGCTCGCGCACCTGCGCCCGGAGCACGCCTCCGCGATCCTGTCCGGGTTGGACGGTCCGGTGCGCACCGACGTGGCGCAGTGCATCGCCTCAACCGGCACCGCCGCCCCCGAGGCCGTGCGGGTGGTCACCGACATCCTCAAGAAACGCATCGGCGCCGTGGCGGCCTCCCGGGACTCAGCCGAGGTCGTCGGCGGGGTGCAGCCCCTCGTCGAGATCATCAACCGTGCCGACGTCAACACCGAGCGCGCCCTGCTCGAGGCCCTCGACGAACGCGACCCGGCGCTGGCCGAAGAGGTGCGCTCGCGCATGCTCACCTTCGCCGACCTCATCAGGCTGGAGAACCGCGACGTGCAGCTGGTGCTGCGCGGCATCGACTCCGCTGTGCTCGCCGTGGCCATGAAAGGCTCGACCGAGCTCCTGGTCGACAGCATCCGCCGCAACCTGTCCGAGCGCAATCGGGAGATCCTGAACGACGAGGTCGCCGCGCTCGGCCCGGTGCGGGTGTCGCAGGTCGAGGAGGCGCGAGCCACCATCGTCCGGTCGATCAGGGATCTGGCCGCCCAGGGTGCCATCACCGTGCAGCGCGCCGACGAGGACGACTTCATTGACTAG